The region GCGCACATTATCTTCCTTCTCGATCTGGATAAGGTTCTGGATGGCACGGCCTTTGGTGGTCTTCCCTCCTTCCGGAATCTCATATACTTTCAGCCAGAACACACGGCCAGACTCTGTAAAGAACAGCATGTGGTGGTGTGTGTTGGCAATAAACAGGTGCTCGGTAAAGTCGCTCTCCCTGGACGCAGCCACGCCTCTGGAGCCTACGCCGCCACGGCTCTGGCTGCGGTACTCGTTCAGCGAAGTGCGCTTGATGTAGCCTTCGTGGGAGATCGTGATTACCATGTTCTCCTCCGGGATCATGTCCTCATAAGAGATGTCGCCGGTGCTGGCCTCGATGCCGGTGCGGCGCTCGTCGCCATAGCGCTCTCTGATCTCAGTCAGTTCGTCCTTGATGATCTGCATGCGCAGCGCTTCATCATTGAGGATGGAGGTCAGGTAGTCAATCAGCTTCATGATCTCCTGGTACTCCTGCTGGATCTTGTCGCGCTCCAGGCCGGTTAGGCGCTGCAGACGCATGTCCAGGATGGCACGGGCCTGGATCTCGGATAGGGCGAAGCGTTCCATCAAGCCGTTGCGGGCAATCTCCGGGTCACGGGAGGAGCGGATCAGGTTGATCACTTCGTCCAGGTTATCCAGCGCGATCAGCAAGCCTTCCAGAATGTGGGCGCGTTTCCGTGCCTCCTCCAGCTCATACTGCGTTCTGCGGATAACCACCTCGTGTCTGTGTTCCACAAAGTACTTGATCAGGTCCTTCAAGTTCAGCGTCATCGGGCGACCCTTCACCAGGGCCACGTTGTTTACGCCAAACGAAGACTGAAGGGCCGTATACTTGTAGAGGTTGTTGAGCACCACGTTCGGGATGGCATCGCGTTTCAGGTCATACACAATCCGCAGACCGTCGCGGTCAGACTCATCGCGCAGGTCGGCAATGCCTTCAATCTTTTTTTCGTTGATGAGCGCTGCCGTTTTCTCGATCATGGATGCCTTATTGACCATGTAAGGGATGTCCGTTACGATGATCTGCTCCTTGCCGCTCGGTGTCGTTTCAAAAACAGCGCGTCCACGGATCAGCACACGGCCACGGCCGGTCTCAAAAGCGGACTTCACACCATCGTACCCGTGGATGATGCCGCCTGTCGGGAAGTCCGGTGCCGTGATGTGCTGCATCAGTTCGGCAATCGTGATGTCGTTGTTATCGATATAGGCCTCGATGCCGTTCACCACCTCCGTGAGGTTGTGCGGCGCCATGTTGGTGGCCATGCCCACGGCAATACCCGAGGTGCCGTTGATCAGCAGGTTCGGGAGTTTAGCGGGCATGACGCTCGGCTCTTTCAGCGAGTCGTCAAAGTTCGGTACAAAGTCTACCGTGTTCTTTTCCAGATCGGCCAACAGCTCGTCGGCAATGCGCTTGAGGCGTGCCTCGGTGTAACGCATGGCTGCCGGCGAGTCACCGTCTATGGAGCCGTAGTTTCCCTGGCCGTCCACGAGCGGGTAGCGCAGCGACCAGTCCTGGGCCATGCGCACCATGGTGTCGTACACGGAGGAGTCGCCGTGCGGGTGGTACTTACCCAACACCTCCCCCACAATACGGGCAGACTTCTTATAGGCCTTGTTATAGGATACCCCCAGCTCAGACATGCCGTACAGCACGCGGCGGTGCACAGGCTTTAATCCGTCCCTGACGTCGGGTAAGGCTCTGGAAATGATAACAGACATTGAGTAGTCGATATACGCGCCGCGCATTTCGTCTTCAATGTTGATCGGTATTATTCGTTCGCCTTCTTGCATGTTAAAAGGTCTAAAATAATGTAAATGGTATGATAGATCAGGCAAGTTAGGCAAAAAAGGCCTTACTGCCTATATAGCTTATTCCTTATTTTTAGCTTTGGAGTGGCCCTTTCGGGTTTTCTCCTGCGACACCTTGTCCAGCTTCTCGCCTACTTTAGGGTTCTGCTTTTTCCAGATGGGCTGCCCGCGGTATTCCTGGTCGCCGTGGATGTGCTCCATACGCACCTGGCAAGGGCCTATGGGACAAGCTGGTTTACAGGAAACGAGGGAGGCGGAGAGCAGCGCGGTGCCGAGGATGAATAGTGATTTCTTGTATGTCATGGGTTCCGTTTATGAGCCTCTATTAAATTGTTGAGCGCCCAATTCCATATCATACAAAAATAAGCATTTTTGCTGACATTCAACAGTATTTTGCCACATAATTACCCCCTGGGGAGGCTTTAAAAGTAAACGCTACAGCGGGTGAAAACCATTCACCGTGAAGCCCCCGTCTACGGCAATGGTCTGGCCGGTAACGTAGGCCGCAGCGGGCAGGCACAGGAAGGCCACGGCACCGGCCACATCCGCCGGCTCTCCTACCTTTTGCAGCGGGGTGCGGCTGATCACATGATCGTAGAACTCAGGATTGCTGAGCACCGTCTGGGCCAGTGGGGTGCTAATGTACCAGGGAGCCACGGCGTTTACCCGGATCCCGTCTTTTGCCCATTCCACGGCCAGGTTGCGGGTGAGCTGCGTTAAGGCGGCTTTGGTCATGCCATATATGCTGCCGGTGCGCACGTGCACCAGCCCTGCCACGGAGGTGACATGCACAATGTTGCCCTGCTCAGATTTCTGCAGCAACGGGTACAGCAGCCGGTTCAGCTCAAACGCCGACCGCAGGTTGGTCTGCATGATAAACTCATATTCTTCAGCGGTGTACTCAGCGGTTGGTTTGCGGATGTTGGTGCCGGCGTTGTTAACCAGAATGTCGAGCAGGCCCCACTTCTGCTGTACCCACCCGGCCACGGCCGCCCTGCCCTCGGGCTGGCTTACGTCTGCCGGCAACGTATACAGCCCCTGCGGATGCTGCTCCTTCAGGCGGTCCAGGTCTTCCTTTTTGCGGGCCACGGCCAGCACCTCGGCGCCAAGCGCCAGCATCTCTTTCACGGTCGCCTCGCCTATGCCTTTAGAGCCCCCGGTTACCACTGCCTTTCTGCCTGTCAGCAGCCATCTGTTTTGTGCCATTTCTTTCATTGTTTTAGTGATGTATCTGTAACGGAAAACCAGCAGGAAGTATGGTGTTTTTACTTCTTTAGCCGCTCCTACCTCAGGCCGGTGATGCGGTTCCAGTACGCCAGCAGGTACTCCTGATCTACCTTAGGTCGGTTGTTAACCTCTTCGAACTGCAGCTCCCCCTGCGCGTCCTGCCATACTTTGTACACAAACACATAGCCGCCGCCACTCTCCTGCCAGCCATCAAACTTGCCAAAGCGCAGGTCGTTTATCAGCAGGGCTCCCGCTCTGTCTTGCGTTACGGTGTAGTAGCCTTTGGTGATCTGAAGAAGGCGCTCGAGTTTGGGGTGGCCGCGGTAGGGCGCCAGCAGCTCTGCCTGCTGCGGCTCAAAATCGTACTTCACCTGCTGGTCTGCGTCCATCAGCGAGTAAAAACCGTTGTAGAACCCTTCTTCTCCCGCTGCCGTCACCGACCAGAAAACGGTGTTCATGGGCGTTGGTTTGCTGATGTAGGAAGTATGGTCAATCCCCTGCCGGGTCATACTTTGCTCGAACACGCCGTTGGCCATGCTTTTAGCCACGAAGGACCAAAGCAGGTATGCTGTGCTGATCATTAAGCCTGCATAGTTGAGGTAGCGGCGCGTAGAACTGAGGCGGTGGTAGAAGGCAGCTGCAGCCACAAACACCAGGAATGGCAGCGTATACAGCGGATCCACCACAA is a window of Pontibacter kalidii DNA encoding:
- the gyrA gene encoding DNA gyrase subunit A, whose amino-acid sequence is MQEGERIIPINIEDEMRGAYIDYSMSVIISRALPDVRDGLKPVHRRVLYGMSELGVSYNKAYKKSARIVGEVLGKYHPHGDSSVYDTMVRMAQDWSLRYPLVDGQGNYGSIDGDSPAAMRYTEARLKRIADELLADLEKNTVDFVPNFDDSLKEPSVMPAKLPNLLINGTSGIAVGMATNMAPHNLTEVVNGIEAYIDNNDITIAELMQHITAPDFPTGGIIHGYDGVKSAFETGRGRVLIRGRAVFETTPSGKEQIIVTDIPYMVNKASMIEKTAALINEKKIEGIADLRDESDRDGLRIVYDLKRDAIPNVVLNNLYKYTALQSSFGVNNVALVKGRPMTLNLKDLIKYFVEHRHEVVIRRTQYELEEARKRAHILEGLLIALDNLDEVINLIRSSRDPEIARNGLMERFALSEIQARAILDMRLQRLTGLERDKIQQEYQEIMKLIDYLTSILNDEALRMQIIKDELTEIRERYGDERRTGIEASTGDISYEDMIPEENMVITISHEGYIKRTSLNEYRSQSRGGVGSRGVAASRESDFTEHLFIANTHHHMLFFTESGRVFWLKVYEIPEGGKTTKGRAIQNLIQIEKEDNVRAVLNVHDLKNQDYVLNHNLVFITEQGTIKKTVLEAYSRPRTNGINAISINDGDRLLDVQLTNTSSEIVIALESGRAIRFNETQVRPMGRTAAGVRAVTLAGPNDKVVGMVCVENENTNLLVVSENGFGKRSPLEEYRITNRGGKGVKTMNITEKTGKLVAIKGVIDTDDLMIINRSGITIRLRVSDLRIIGRATQGVRLLKLNEGDQISSVAKVEAENEAEVEEAVLEQAVEEAVMEQSELTPDDSLQPDTMIDPDTTEEA
- a CDS encoding SDR family oxidoreductase — translated: MAQNRWLLTGRKAVVTGGSKGIGEATVKEMLALGAEVLAVARKKEDLDRLKEQHPQGLYTLPADVSQPEGRAAVAGWVQQKWGLLDILVNNAGTNIRKPTAEYTAEEYEFIMQTNLRSAFELNRLLYPLLQKSEQGNIVHVTSVAGLVHVRTGSIYGMTKAALTQLTRNLAVEWAKDGIRVNAVAPWYISTPLAQTVLSNPEFYDHVISRTPLQKVGEPADVAGAVAFLCLPAAAYVTGQTIAVDGGFTVNGFHPL
- a CDS encoding metal-dependent hydrolase yields the protein MDSLTQIVLGAAVGEAVAGKKLGNKALLWGAVAGTIPDLDVLLNPWLDTVQQLTFHRSLTHSFLFAVVMSPLLGWLLHRLYKNNPATLRDWSLLFFLGFVTHSLLDSCTTWGTQLFWPFTNYGVAFYNIFVVDPLYTLPFLVFVAAAAFYHRLSSTRRYLNYAGLMISTAYLLWSFVAKSMANGVFEQSMTRQGIDHTSYISKPTPMNTVFWSVTAAGEEGFYNGFYSLMDADQQVKYDFEPQQAELLAPYRGHPKLERLLQITKGYYTVTQDRAGALLINDLRFGKFDGWQESGGGYVFVYKVWQDAQGELQFEEVNNRPKVDQEYLLAYWNRITGLR